The following proteins come from a genomic window of Pirellula staleyi DSM 6068:
- a CDS encoding tetratricopeptide repeat protein: protein MNEPSARETSESVSEESLAAARRLFDEGMELADRGDLQAAATCLTKAADLAPGKLPILFNLANLRTELGDHQAAAAAYHEAFKLDPSDFDVTLGLGKALAQIGQTRDALMVLERASTLDPTSFEAASELARVLDSIDKFRLSIPWHQKALAIDPSNAPQQWAYARALATSGKLDDAAVALRRMIELEPSCSGAYEFLGQIYAATDQKHLLEGLGQEWLAACPTDPTAQHLAASWSTDHQPRRASDAFVQEVFDKFAAEFDATLEKLEYRAPQLVAAAAQMLLAPGTSKFARVLDAGCGTGLCGPLARPFSEYLVGVDLSRGMIDKAKERFVYDELQVAELTSFIEKSETPYDLILSADTLVYFGDLSEVAAAMFAKLEKHGAIVVTLESATAAENCETYLLRAHGRYCHERGYVEQVLTAAGFTEISFSEVVLRKQGAEQVAGYLVVARKQP, encoded by the coding sequence GTGAACGAGCCATCGGCGAGGGAGACGTCGGAGAGCGTTTCCGAGGAGTCGCTAGCAGCTGCCCGTCGACTATTCGACGAAGGGATGGAGCTCGCCGATCGAGGCGACTTGCAGGCTGCCGCCACCTGTTTGACGAAGGCGGCAGATCTAGCACCTGGCAAGCTGCCGATCCTATTTAACCTGGCTAACTTACGGACAGAGCTCGGGGATCACCAAGCAGCAGCGGCCGCTTATCACGAGGCGTTCAAGCTCGACCCCAGCGACTTCGACGTCACGCTGGGGCTCGGCAAGGCACTCGCCCAAATCGGCCAAACGCGCGATGCCTTGATGGTTCTCGAGCGCGCGTCAACGCTCGATCCCACATCGTTTGAAGCCGCCAGCGAACTAGCGCGGGTTCTCGACTCGATCGATAAATTCCGCCTCTCGATTCCCTGGCACCAAAAGGCACTGGCGATCGATCCTAGCAATGCCCCCCAGCAGTGGGCGTATGCGCGAGCGCTCGCCACCAGCGGCAAACTCGACGATGCTGCTGTGGCCCTCCGTCGGATGATCGAGCTCGAGCCGAGTTGCAGCGGAGCCTACGAGTTCCTCGGACAAATCTATGCAGCTACCGATCAAAAGCATCTTCTCGAAGGGCTAGGACAGGAGTGGCTCGCCGCTTGCCCCACTGATCCGACGGCTCAACATCTGGCAGCGTCGTGGTCGACCGACCATCAGCCCAGGCGAGCCAGCGATGCTTTCGTCCAAGAGGTGTTTGATAAGTTTGCTGCTGAGTTCGATGCGACGCTCGAAAAACTCGAGTACCGGGCACCTCAACTGGTCGCAGCTGCTGCACAGATGTTGCTCGCGCCAGGTACCTCGAAATTCGCTCGTGTTCTCGATGCCGGATGTGGCACCGGACTCTGTGGGCCGCTCGCACGCCCTTTCTCGGAGTATCTCGTGGGGGTCGACCTCTCCCGGGGGATGATCGACAAAGCCAAGGAGCGTTTTGTTTACGACGAACTGCAGGTGGCCGAGCTAACCAGCTTTATCGAGAAGTCGGAGACTCCCTACGACCTCATACTGTCGGCTGATACGCTCGTTTATTTTGGTGACCTATCCGAAGTGGCTGCAGCGATGTTTGCCAAACTCGAGAAACACGGGGCAATCGTTGTGACGCTCGAGTCGGCCACCGCTGCCGAGAACTGCGAAACCTACTTGCTCCGGGCTCACGGCCGTTATTGCCACGAGCGAGGGTATGTCGAGCAGGTTTTGACAGCGGCAGGCTTCACCGAGATCAGCTTTTCCGAAGTTGTTTTGCGGAAGCAGGGGGCCGAGCAAGTGGCTGGCTATCTGGTAGTTGCTCGCAAGCAGCCTTAA
- a CDS encoding type VI secretion system contractile sheath large subunit, giving the protein MSMKYSVNFGTMGQTPPARSGKGGEVLRIALLGDFSAGASRGRLETGDDLAKRKPLRVDVDNLDQIIARLNITMQLPVGADGESVEVKIGSMDDFHPDQLYDNVELFSGLAGLRSRLKNKSTFAKAAQEMQSWVSSEKIDRHLSTVAKSRSSVVPVDGKLSDFARLVGKTTADAEKTTSIDGLLKAIIGPLVVPAKDPKADALVAAVDEAIGEAMRSVLHHPDFQTLESLWRSVDLLTRRLETGPNLQLVIYDISAEELAADLSSAESLDQSGLYKLLVEQPTLDVQQGSLGLLVGNYVFEQTPPHAELLGRIAKIAASAQAPFITSTSPDCLKKVKPEEVHPLIQEAWDALKGSPEAVYLAIASPRFMLRNPYGDRTDSIDRFEFEEFTRQSGLKGMLWGNPAILAGLLLGQTFERQGMKKMNLGSILSVDDMPYYFYEDQDGDQVALPCTERLVNVATAEWMAKQRFIPVLALKGKNEVRLGGFQSLSGKPVAGPWAPVTINFVTGAVTAAPPPPAPVAAAPAPAAAPTPPPAAEAPAAPAEDPAAAAASADAELDALLASLSAPDPAPPAASGGDDAIDPELAALLADL; this is encoded by the coding sequence ATGTCGATGAAGTACAGCGTGAATTTCGGCACGATGGGTCAAACACCTCCCGCACGTTCGGGCAAAGGGGGGGAGGTACTTCGCATTGCTCTGCTGGGGGATTTCTCCGCCGGTGCGAGCCGTGGCCGTTTGGAAACTGGCGACGACTTGGCCAAACGCAAACCGCTTCGCGTGGATGTCGACAACCTCGATCAAATCATCGCGCGACTCAACATCACCATGCAGTTGCCCGTTGGTGCCGATGGTGAGTCGGTCGAGGTGAAGATCGGCTCGATGGACGATTTTCATCCCGATCAGCTGTATGACAATGTCGAACTCTTCAGCGGACTCGCGGGGCTGCGCTCGCGCCTAAAGAACAAATCGACCTTCGCCAAAGCTGCACAAGAAATGCAGAGCTGGGTGAGTAGTGAAAAAATCGATCGCCACCTCAGCACCGTTGCGAAGAGCCGCTCGTCGGTGGTGCCTGTCGACGGAAAATTGAGCGACTTTGCCCGCCTCGTGGGGAAGACAACCGCTGATGCAGAGAAGACCACCTCGATCGATGGGCTGCTGAAGGCAATCATCGGGCCCCTGGTGGTTCCAGCCAAAGATCCCAAAGCCGATGCCTTGGTGGCTGCTGTCGACGAAGCGATTGGCGAAGCGATGCGGAGTGTGCTGCATCATCCCGATTTTCAAACGCTCGAATCACTGTGGCGTAGCGTCGATCTGCTGACCCGTCGTCTCGAGACTGGTCCCAACTTGCAGCTGGTGATTTACGACATCAGCGCCGAAGAATTGGCTGCCGATCTCAGCTCGGCCGAATCGCTCGATCAATCGGGGCTCTATAAGTTGCTGGTCGAACAACCGACGCTCGATGTTCAGCAAGGTTCGCTCGGCCTGCTGGTAGGCAACTATGTTTTCGAGCAGACACCGCCGCACGCAGAACTGCTGGGACGGATCGCCAAGATTGCTGCCTCGGCGCAAGCCCCTTTCATCACCAGCACCAGCCCCGACTGTTTGAAGAAGGTGAAGCCGGAAGAAGTCCACCCGCTGATTCAAGAGGCATGGGACGCGCTCAAGGGGTCGCCAGAGGCTGTCTATTTGGCGATCGCTTCACCACGCTTCATGCTCCGCAATCCCTATGGCGATCGGACCGATTCGATCGATCGCTTTGAGTTCGAAGAGTTCACTCGCCAGAGTGGTCTCAAGGGGATGCTATGGGGCAATCCAGCGATTCTCGCCGGGCTCTTGTTGGGGCAAACCTTCGAGCGTCAGGGGATGAAGAAGATGAATCTCGGTTCGATCCTTTCGGTCGACGATATGCCGTACTACTTCTACGAAGATCAGGATGGGGATCAAGTCGCGCTCCCTTGCACCGAGCGCTTGGTGAATGTTGCCACTGCCGAATGGATGGCCAAACAGCGGTTCATTCCGGTGCTTGCCCTGAAGGGAAAGAACGAAGTGCGGCTCGGTGGATTTCAGTCGCTCAGCGGCAAGCCCGTGGCGGGTCCTTGGGCTCCCGTGACGATCAATTTTGTCACAGGGGCGGTCACAGCAGCTCCACCTCCGCCGGCACCAGTGGCAGCAGCGCCAGCTCCCGCTGCTGCTCCAACTCCACCTCCGGCCGCCGAAGCCCCAGCTGCTCCTGCAGAAGATCCTGCTGCTGCAGCCGCCAGTGCCGATGCGGAACTCGACGCCTTGCTCGCAAGTTTGTCGGCTCCCGATCCAGCCCCACCCGCCGCAAGTGGAGGCGACGACGCCATCGACCCCGAACTTGCCGCGCTACTGGCCGATCTGTAG
- a CDS encoding methyltransferase domain-containing protein has product MKLAHFERLAPICPVCRAAGLESRLQLGRIEKGTATEIEEGALLCSFAGCQREYPILLGIPILLSAIRAFIESSLLPILARNDFAPSTLSMLGDCSQPGSVFDTIRSHQSSYGYNHFQEFITASSRIPAESLNDTAGSLASLVRSAMSLAGAVPTGPQMDLGCGPGRATWEMARQLDEAGSDDLVLGIDMSVPLLQLARAAMSQQRVTFPLRRVGIVYDYVHAIVPKEHYERVDFWCCDATDLPFRDQQFARLAAMNVIDSLGSPLALLQSMSRTMMPGGCAMIASPYDWSAAVTPMEQWIGGHSQRSRNEGQSDAMLRELLTPGMHPQSIAGLSIAAEQDRIPWKLRLHDRSSVHYDVHLTIAAKS; this is encoded by the coding sequence GTGAAACTCGCGCACTTCGAACGACTAGCTCCGATCTGTCCCGTATGCCGAGCTGCTGGTTTAGAATCACGACTCCAGCTCGGCCGGATCGAAAAAGGGACCGCCACCGAAATCGAAGAGGGTGCCCTGCTCTGCTCGTTTGCCGGTTGTCAGCGCGAGTACCCCATCCTGCTCGGCATTCCGATTTTGCTCTCAGCGATTCGCGCTTTCATCGAGTCGAGCCTGTTACCGATCTTAGCACGCAACGACTTTGCCCCCTCAACTCTCAGTATGCTCGGGGATTGCTCACAGCCGGGATCGGTGTTCGACACGATTCGAAGCCATCAGAGCAGCTACGGCTACAATCACTTCCAAGAATTCATTACGGCCTCAAGTCGCATCCCTGCTGAATCCCTGAATGACACGGCGGGAAGTTTGGCCAGCTTAGTTCGCAGTGCCATGTCGCTCGCAGGAGCTGTGCCAACAGGGCCGCAAATGGATTTGGGATGTGGTCCTGGCCGAGCTACCTGGGAAATGGCCCGGCAACTCGACGAAGCCGGGAGCGACGACTTGGTGCTCGGCATCGATATGAGCGTGCCGCTGCTGCAACTCGCCCGCGCAGCGATGTCGCAGCAGCGCGTCACATTTCCGTTGCGGCGTGTCGGGATTGTGTACGACTATGTCCACGCCATCGTTCCGAAAGAGCACTACGAGCGAGTCGATTTTTGGTGCTGCGATGCAACCGACCTGCCGTTTCGCGATCAGCAGTTTGCACGTCTAGCTGCGATGAACGTGATCGACTCGCTCGGTTCACCACTCGCCTTGCTGCAATCGATGTCGCGCACAATGATGCCGGGGGGCTGCGCGATGATCGCTTCACCCTACGACTGGTCGGCCGCTGTCACTCCGATGGAGCAATGGATCGGCGGGCATTCGCAGCGCAGCCGAAACGAGGGCCAGAGCGATGCAATGCTCCGAGAACTCTTAACTCCCGGGATGCATCCCCAATCGATTGCAGGACTCTCGATCGCTGCCGAGCAAGATCGGATCCCTTGGAAACTTCGCCTCCACGATCGGAGCAGCGTGCACTACGACGTACATCTCACGATCGCTGCCAAGTCATAG
- a CDS encoding PAAR domain-containing protein codes for MGMAAARMTDLIKQDAPHCHAPIHPIVPVPHPALPLAIVTGAPTVLIGNLPAARVTDISMPCMLPGCVPAGPGMIAKGSGTVLIAGLPAARVNDMTAHATCVAPIPSPVGKVLPPGCPTVLIGG; via the coding sequence ATGGGAATGGCAGCAGCACGGATGACCGACCTGATCAAGCAGGATGCTCCGCACTGTCATGCGCCGATCCATCCGATTGTTCCGGTCCCCCACCCTGCCCTTCCGCTGGCGATTGTCACGGGAGCGCCGACCGTATTAATTGGGAACTTGCCAGCTGCGCGGGTCACCGATATATCGATGCCCTGCATGCTCCCCGGTTGTGTTCCCGCAGGTCCGGGGATGATAGCCAAGGGCTCTGGCACGGTGCTGATTGCCGGGCTTCCAGCCGCACGAGTGAACGACATGACGGCACATGCCACGTGTGTCGCGCCGATCCCGAGCCCGGTTGGCAAGGTTCTTCCTCCCGGTTGCCCCACGGTCCTTATTGGGGGCTAA
- a CDS encoding HEAT repeat domain-containing protein gives MKLSSCQAIALAMMIFVALGCRSAQTAPAAPPGATDLPTSATANGQTIVAIAPPAQACCPQPTLPEKLGITGLFKGIGGLIDRIRNRLGSRFPGLEAKPPVLAITDPANAESSNPAVAAAAGAKAEEDAAAQKVKAIRYLGSLGCGGCYPDVEPALLAALDDCTEAVRYEAVLALRKSGGDPCKNCQKDACCSDKVREKLDKIANGMDDQGCYFEASDRVRRNARLALCYCGGPTSPQMQQTLPQEGPSEEIPPATAPAAGAVSIPKSQVEMVAERIERSVIASKQANTTTGGVNRQVAYDQATGSVTEVRWEQLSARIDQFASRADAAGMMNLVRTHVLTAGGPLPPELTSRALEVARFDWTNAERLVSRPLASALATTQVGGLSLVWEENGRLWMVRVLERRKVNLVQPASYSQPVAPSRDQAAGVSAQPRASAPVGTSAPAPRGTIQAAPASAPAPANGGGVSAADNAAPARAPVVFTTRVVPCNCNQH, from the coding sequence ATGAAGCTTTCTTCGTGCCAGGCGATTGCCCTTGCGATGATGATATTCGTCGCACTCGGCTGCCGAAGCGCGCAGACAGCTCCCGCCGCACCGCCGGGGGCCACCGATTTGCCCACCAGCGCCACGGCCAACGGTCAAACGATCGTGGCCATTGCGCCACCGGCTCAGGCATGCTGTCCCCAACCAACACTTCCCGAAAAGCTCGGCATCACCGGCCTGTTTAAAGGGATTGGCGGACTGATCGACCGGATTCGTAACCGTCTTGGTTCGCGATTCCCAGGACTCGAAGCCAAGCCTCCCGTCCTTGCCATCACCGATCCTGCCAACGCCGAGTCGTCGAACCCTGCGGTGGCTGCTGCCGCTGGTGCTAAAGCGGAAGAAGATGCTGCCGCACAAAAGGTGAAAGCGATTCGCTACCTCGGTTCGCTGGGGTGTGGAGGTTGCTATCCCGATGTGGAGCCGGCACTGCTGGCCGCTCTGGACGACTGCACAGAAGCGGTGCGCTACGAGGCTGTTCTCGCGCTCCGCAAGAGTGGCGGCGATCCTTGCAAGAACTGCCAGAAGGATGCCTGCTGCAGCGACAAGGTGCGCGAGAAGCTCGACAAAATTGCCAACGGCATGGACGATCAGGGTTGCTACTTCGAAGCCTCGGATCGGGTGCGCCGCAACGCTCGCCTTGCACTTTGCTACTGTGGCGGCCCTACCTCTCCCCAGATGCAGCAGACTTTGCCTCAGGAAGGCCCCAGTGAAGAGATTCCCCCCGCCACTGCACCAGCAGCAGGCGCGGTCTCGATTCCCAAGAGCCAAGTGGAAATGGTTGCCGAACGCATCGAACGAAGCGTAATCGCCAGCAAGCAAGCCAACACGACAACTGGCGGTGTCAATCGACAAGTGGCTTACGATCAAGCGACCGGCAGCGTGACGGAAGTTCGCTGGGAGCAACTCTCGGCTCGCATCGACCAGTTTGCTTCGCGGGCCGATGCTGCTGGCATGATGAACCTGGTCCGAACGCATGTGCTCACCGCCGGTGGGCCGCTTCCTCCGGAACTCACTTCGCGAGCCCTCGAAGTGGCACGGTTCGATTGGACCAACGCCGAGCGTCTCGTCTCACGACCACTCGCTTCCGCTTTGGCAACCACGCAAGTCGGTGGACTCAGCCTGGTGTGGGAAGAGAATGGCCGACTTTGGATGGTGCGGGTTCTCGAACGACGGAAAGTCAACCTGGTGCAGCCAGCTTCGTACTCGCAGCCTGTGGCTCCTTCGCGTGACCAAGCGGCTGGTGTGTCGGCTCAGCCTCGTGCATCGGCTCCCGTGGGGACGTCCGCTCCCGCACCTCGCGGCACCATTCAAGCAGCACCGGCATCTGCACCAGCGCCAGCCAATGGCGGCGGAGTTTCCGCAGCCGATAATGCGGCTCCTGCTCGTGCACCGGTCGTATTCACCACGCGCGTTGTTCCTTGTAACTGCAACCAGCATTAG